The following are from one region of the Nicotiana tabacum cultivar K326 chromosome 3, ASM71507v2, whole genome shotgun sequence genome:
- the LOC107826778 gene encoding type I inositol polyphosphate 5-phosphatase 4 isoform X2: MGNRQRKSRRKAIRLWFIKRRSKADASHLSEVSDNDEQDDECMDGFFGRSLDMEPCIRNNELRIFVGTWNVAGRSPVGSLALDLIEWLHLKEPADIYVLGFQEIVPLKTKTVIGAEDPTEATNWNSLIGKTLNSKYGGAWLTPMIIPVTNDNYQYDGAAESDRRLSDYEISSPARGQTRTKCELSDRVGRYKLMASKKMVGVFISVWMRRALLKKHRVSEVKVSSVACGIMGYLGNKGSVSVSMSIGGTSFCFVAAHLASGEKKGDEGKRNHQVSEIFRRTSFPRQPEDRRKGLPLTILGHDQIFWFGDLNYRLYLEDNLARELIKQQNWSALQEFDQLRKELEEGGVFQGWKEGNIEFAPTYKYSSYNCNRYSGGLPSRAGEKQRTPAWCDRILWYGKGVKQLSYFRSESKFSDHRPVSALFSIHVEDQKCARSGLVSFPPSVPSTIPSKAPGTGQG; encoded by the exons ATGGGTAACAGGCAACGAAAATCAAGACGAAAAGCAATTCGGTTGTGGTTTATCAAAAGACGAAGCAAAGCTGATGCATCGCATTTAAGCGAAGTTTCAG ATAACGACGAACAAGATGATGAATGCATGGATGGTTTTTTTGGTAGGTCACTGGACATGGAACCATGCATTAGAAACAATGAATTAAG AATCTTTGTTGGTACATGGAATGTTGCAGGAAGATCTCCCGTGGGAAGTCTAGCTCTAGATTTGATTGAGTGGCTCCATCTGAAAGAACCAGCTGATATTTATGTTCTTGG CTTTCAAGAAATAGTACCTCTAAAGACTAAAACAGTAATTGGAGCAGAAGATCCAACAGAAGCAACTAACTGGAACTCGCTCATCGGTAAAACTCTAAATAGCAAGTATGGTGGTGCCTGGTTGACACCCATGATCATTCCAGTCACGAATGACAATTATCAATATGATGGAGCTGCTGAATCGGATAGGAGACTGAGTGACTATGAAATATCAAGTCCAGCAAGAGGTCAGACTAGAACCAAATGTGAGCTTTCAGATCGTGTTGGTAGGTACAAATTGATGGCGAGCAAGAAGATGGTTGGTGTCTTCATTAGTGTCTGGATGAGAAGGGCATTGCTAAAGAAACATCGTGTCTCGGAGGTGAAAGTCTCTTCAGTAGCTTGTGGTATTATGGGCTATTTGGGAAACAAAGGATCAGTCTCTGTGAGCATGTCCATAGGAGGAACTAGTTTTTGTTTTGTGGCAGCTCACTTAGCCTCAGGAGAAAAGAAAGGTGATGAAGGGAAAAGGAACCATCAAGTCTCGGAAATTTTTAGGAGAACATCTTTCCCTCGGCAGCCAGAAGACAGACGTAAAGGTCTTCCTCTCACCATCTTAGGACATGA CCAGATATTTTGGTTTGGAGATCTCAACTACAGATTATACTTGGAAGACAACTTAGCAAGGGAATTAATAAAGCAGCAAAATTGGAGTGCCCTGCAAGAGTTTGACCAGTTGCGGAAGGAACTCGAAGAAGGTGGAGTGTTTCAGGGTTGGAAAGAGGGAAATATAGAGTTTGCACCCACATACAAATATTCTTCTTACAATTGCAATCGTTATTCTGGTGGACTTCCAAGCAGAGCTGGGGAGAAGCAAAGAACTCCAGCATG GTGCGATAGGATCCTATGGTATGGTAAGGGAGTTAAACAGCTTTCCTATTTCCGCAGTGAAAGCAAGTTCTCTGACCATCGGCCCGTCTCTGCTTTATTCTCTATACATGTTGAAGATCAAAAGTGTGCCCGTTCAGGTCTGGTTTCATTTCCTCCATCAGTCCCCTCCACAATTCCTAGTAAAGCT CCAGGTACAGGGCAAGGGTAG
- the LOC107772927 gene encoding uncharacterized protein LOC107772927 isoform X2, whose translation MDIAHCHLDGNADAVEFCLHESFHNVLAACTYTLQEGDQPSRTGSISLFDVDAESSRLSLTHRVQTAGIFDIKWSPVGGNVGPSLAQADANGYVRVHRLESCLNESEIPGNHLLEVCDEHVSSSMCLCIDWNPSATSLAVGLSDGSVSIISLLESQLSISRDWKAHDFELWAASFDIHQPQLVYTGSDDCKFSCWDLREDPSNLAFQNRKVHTMGICCITKRPSDPYTLLTGCYDEHLRVWDVRSISKPVHETSISLGGGVWRIKYHPSVPNLVLTACMHNGFAVVKVKGDTAEVIETYNKHGSLAYGADWQRGLGRNGRGKNNVIATCSFYDQLLRVWIPEGDIPECDPVL comes from the exons ATGGATATAGCTCATTGCCACCTTGATGGAAATGCCGATGCTGTGGAGTTTTGTCTACACGAATCTTTCCATAATGTTCTCGCCGCTTGCACCTATACTTTACAAGAAGGAGATCAGCCTAGTAGAACTGGCAGTATATCCCTCTTTGATGTTGATGCTGAATCCAGTCGACTTAGCTTGACACACAGAGTACAAACAGCTGGTATTTTTGATATAAAATGGAGCCCAGTTGGTGGAAATGTGGGTCCATCACTTGCTCAAGCTGATGCTAATGGTTATGTGAGAGTTCACAGACTTGAATCTTGTTTGAATGAATCAGAAATTCCTG GGAATCATTTGCTAGAGGTATGTGATGAACATGTCAGTTCCTCTATGTGCTTGTGTATAGACTGGAACCCATCAGCTACATCCCTCGCTGTGGGGCTTTCTGATGGGTCAGTCTCAATAATTTCACTCCTTGAGTCTCAACTAAGCATTTCCAGAGACTGGAAAGCACATGACTTTGAACTTTGGGCTGCCTCTTTTGATATCCACCAACCACAGCTAGTGTACACAGGGTCAGATGACTGCAAATTTAGTTGCTGGGATTTGCGAGAAGATCCATCTAACTTGGCATTCCAAAATAGAAAGGTTCACACAATGGGGATTTGCTGCATTACTAAGCGTCCAAGTGATCCTTACACCTTACTCACCGGTTGCTATGATGAACACCTGAGGGTATGGGATGTAAGATCAATTTCAAAACCTGTACACGAGACATCAATCTCCTTAGGTGGAGGAGTTTGGAGAATTAAGTACCATCCTTCTGTACCTAACCTAGTCTTGACAGCTTGTATGCACAATGGATTTGCAGTTGTTAAAGTTAAAGGGGATACAGCTGAAGTAATTGAAACCTACAACAAACATGGTTCCCTGGCATATGGAGCTGATTGGCAAAGAGGATTAGGGAGGAACGGTAGGGGTAAGAATAATGTCATTGCTACTTGCTCGTTTTATGACCAGCTTCTTCGTGTGTGGATACCAGAAGGTGATATTCCTGAATGTGACCCTGTGTTGTAG
- the LOC107772927 gene encoding uncharacterized protein LOC107772927 isoform X1, which translates to MSSESRIDCESTTYDLRLTTSRQSSSSLISSSPVNFTTFGYRRRFPARFDSSLLTNSGQTKSRRRCCPVPVFRARFNFNFKGMDIAHCHLDGNADAVEFCLHESFHNVLAACTYTLQEGDQPSRTGSISLFDVDAESSRLSLTHRVQTAGIFDIKWSPVGGNVGPSLAQADANGYVRVHRLESCLNESEIPGNHLLEVCDEHVSSSMCLCIDWNPSATSLAVGLSDGSVSIISLLESQLSISRDWKAHDFELWAASFDIHQPQLVYTGSDDCKFSCWDLREDPSNLAFQNRKVHTMGICCITKRPSDPYTLLTGCYDEHLRVWDVRSISKPVHETSISLGGGVWRIKYHPSVPNLVLTACMHNGFAVVKVKGDTAEVIETYNKHGSLAYGADWQRGLGRNGRGKNNVIATCSFYDQLLRVWIPEGDIPECDPVL; encoded by the exons ATGTCATCTGAGTCGAGAATCGACTGCGAGTCTACGACTTACGACTTACGACTTACGACCAGTCGACAGTCGAGCTCGAGTCTCATCTCATCTTCACCCGTTAACTTCACTACTTTT GGTTATAGGCGGCGATTTCCAGCTCGATTCGATTCCTCACTCCTCACAAATTCCGGGCAAACGAAGAGTCGAAGACGCTGCTGTCCTGTTCCAGTGTTCCGAGCTCgattcaatttcaatttcaaag GTATGGATATAGCTCATTGCCACCTTGATGGAAATGCCGATGCTGTGGAGTTTTGTCTACACGAATCTTTCCATAATGTTCTCGCCGCTTGCACCTATACTTTACAAGAAGGAGATCAGCCTAGTAGAACTGGCAGTATATCCCTCTTTGATGTTGATGCTGAATCCAGTCGACTTAGCTTGACACACAGAGTACAAACAGCTGGTATTTTTGATATAAAATGGAGCCCAGTTGGTGGAAATGTGGGTCCATCACTTGCTCAAGCTGATGCTAATGGTTATGTGAGAGTTCACAGACTTGAATCTTGTTTGAATGAATCAGAAATTCCTG GGAATCATTTGCTAGAGGTATGTGATGAACATGTCAGTTCCTCTATGTGCTTGTGTATAGACTGGAACCCATCAGCTACATCCCTCGCTGTGGGGCTTTCTGATGGGTCAGTCTCAATAATTTCACTCCTTGAGTCTCAACTAAGCATTTCCAGAGACTGGAAAGCACATGACTTTGAACTTTGGGCTGCCTCTTTTGATATCCACCAACCACAGCTAGTGTACACAGGGTCAGATGACTGCAAATTTAGTTGCTGGGATTTGCGAGAAGATCCATCTAACTTGGCATTCCAAAATAGAAAGGTTCACACAATGGGGATTTGCTGCATTACTAAGCGTCCAAGTGATCCTTACACCTTACTCACCGGTTGCTATGATGAACACCTGAGGGTATGGGATGTAAGATCAATTTCAAAACCTGTACACGAGACATCAATCTCCTTAGGTGGAGGAGTTTGGAGAATTAAGTACCATCCTTCTGTACCTAACCTAGTCTTGACAGCTTGTATGCACAATGGATTTGCAGTTGTTAAAGTTAAAGGGGATACAGCTGAAGTAATTGAAACCTACAACAAACATGGTTCCCTGGCATATGGAGCTGATTGGCAAAGAGGATTAGGGAGGAACGGTAGGGGTAAGAATAATGTCATTGCTACTTGCTCGTTTTATGACCAGCTTCTTCGTGTGTGGATACCAGAAGGTGATATTCCTGAATGTGACCCTGTGTTGTAG
- the LOC107826778 gene encoding type I inositol polyphosphate 5-phosphatase 4 isoform X1 yields the protein MGNRQRKSRRKAIRLWFIKRRSKADASHLSEVSDNDEQDDECMDGFFGRSLDMEPCIRNNELRIFVGTWNVAGRSPVGSLALDLIEWLHLKEPADIYVLGFQEIVPLKTKTVIGAEDPTEATNWNSLIGKTLNSKYGGAWLTPMIIPVTNDNYQYDGAAESDRRLSDYEISSPARGQTRTKCELSDRVGRYKLMASKKMVGVFISVWMRRALLKKHRVSEVKVSSVACGIMGYLGNKGSVSVSMSIGGTSFCFVAAHLASGEKKGDEGKRNHQVSEIFRRTSFPRQPEDRRKGLPLTILGHDQIFWFGDLNYRLYLEDNLARELIKQQNWSALQEFDQLRKELEEGGVFQGWKEGNIEFAPTYKYSSYNCNRYSGGLPSRAGEKQRTPAWCDRILWYGKGVKQLSYFRSESKFSDHRPVSALFSIHVEDQKCARSGLVSFPPSVPSTIPSKAAARYRARVVEMLDLQSYH from the exons ATGGGTAACAGGCAACGAAAATCAAGACGAAAAGCAATTCGGTTGTGGTTTATCAAAAGACGAAGCAAAGCTGATGCATCGCATTTAAGCGAAGTTTCAG ATAACGACGAACAAGATGATGAATGCATGGATGGTTTTTTTGGTAGGTCACTGGACATGGAACCATGCATTAGAAACAATGAATTAAG AATCTTTGTTGGTACATGGAATGTTGCAGGAAGATCTCCCGTGGGAAGTCTAGCTCTAGATTTGATTGAGTGGCTCCATCTGAAAGAACCAGCTGATATTTATGTTCTTGG CTTTCAAGAAATAGTACCTCTAAAGACTAAAACAGTAATTGGAGCAGAAGATCCAACAGAAGCAACTAACTGGAACTCGCTCATCGGTAAAACTCTAAATAGCAAGTATGGTGGTGCCTGGTTGACACCCATGATCATTCCAGTCACGAATGACAATTATCAATATGATGGAGCTGCTGAATCGGATAGGAGACTGAGTGACTATGAAATATCAAGTCCAGCAAGAGGTCAGACTAGAACCAAATGTGAGCTTTCAGATCGTGTTGGTAGGTACAAATTGATGGCGAGCAAGAAGATGGTTGGTGTCTTCATTAGTGTCTGGATGAGAAGGGCATTGCTAAAGAAACATCGTGTCTCGGAGGTGAAAGTCTCTTCAGTAGCTTGTGGTATTATGGGCTATTTGGGAAACAAAGGATCAGTCTCTGTGAGCATGTCCATAGGAGGAACTAGTTTTTGTTTTGTGGCAGCTCACTTAGCCTCAGGAGAAAAGAAAGGTGATGAAGGGAAAAGGAACCATCAAGTCTCGGAAATTTTTAGGAGAACATCTTTCCCTCGGCAGCCAGAAGACAGACGTAAAGGTCTTCCTCTCACCATCTTAGGACATGA CCAGATATTTTGGTTTGGAGATCTCAACTACAGATTATACTTGGAAGACAACTTAGCAAGGGAATTAATAAAGCAGCAAAATTGGAGTGCCCTGCAAGAGTTTGACCAGTTGCGGAAGGAACTCGAAGAAGGTGGAGTGTTTCAGGGTTGGAAAGAGGGAAATATAGAGTTTGCACCCACATACAAATATTCTTCTTACAATTGCAATCGTTATTCTGGTGGACTTCCAAGCAGAGCTGGGGAGAAGCAAAGAACTCCAGCATG GTGCGATAGGATCCTATGGTATGGTAAGGGAGTTAAACAGCTTTCCTATTTCCGCAGTGAAAGCAAGTTCTCTGACCATCGGCCCGTCTCTGCTTTATTCTCTATACATGTTGAAGATCAAAAGTGTGCCCGTTCAGGTCTGGTTTCATTTCCTCCATCAGTCCCCTCCACAATTCCTAGTAAAGCT GCAGCCAGGTACAGGGCAAGGGTAGTAGAGATGCTAGATCTCCAGTCTTATCATTGA